Within the Salinimonas marina genome, the region GAACTGGACAAACCTGAATTTTCCCGTGATTACGAGCTGCCAGAGCTGAGCAGTGAGGCCAACCCGAATCTGGTCGGCAAGAAAATCCCGGTCACCTCACCAGCGCTGGTCCATCCTTTGGTAAAAGGCTCACATGTTGAAGAAGGCACCCGCCAGGCCTCGGTCATTTTTGACCAGGTAGATGATTCCATCCCGTTAGAACAGGCCATCTGGCAGACCCTGCGCAGTTTTTTAGAAAAACATGAGGTGCCGGTAGCGTCATTCGACCAACAGCAAAACCGTCTGGTCACCGAGTATTTTGTGGCCAGCGAAGAAATTGAAGATGAAGACAGCCCCTGGTATGCCTTATCTGATGACATCAATGCTGATCGAAAGCGCAAGTTTGCTTTTACCATGCAGGTTAAGCCGCACGGTCGCACTGCTTCATTAACCGCCAGTCTGGTGGATTTTAAAGAAGAGCGGGGCGATGAGGTAAAAGACGCTATCAATGACTATGAACAACGTCGTGAAGAAGTTGCCATTCTTAACCAGGTCATTGCGCATTATGAATACCAGATTCAGCTGGATAACACCCGTCGCCTGGCCGAGATTCGTCAGGGTCTGCAAACCGAACTGGGCACCACCGCCCAAGACACCCCTGCCATTATTGTAGATGGACAATACAACGTCGTGTGGCCACGTATGCTGTTGGTACTACGTAAACTGGGCTTCGATGTTAAAGATTTGGATAAATCAAACGGTCTGTTGTTTGTGACCTACAATGGTGAAGACGAAGGCTGGTGGGGTAATTTGTTCTCAGGTGATGATGAACTGCTTGAACAAGGCGACTACCGGTTACAGGTAGCCCCCCAAAACGAACGCACCACAGTCCTGTTTATGGACGATGAAAGTCAGCCATTTGATAGCCAGCAGCTATCTGAAGTTTACGAATCATTTTCTAAGGTAATGTCGCAAGACGACCTGGACATTTAAGACTGAGACCTAACATGCAAAAACGTGAAGAGCTGTACCGGGGCAAGGCGAAAACGGTTTATTATACCGATGACAACGACAAGCTTATTCTGGAATTCAGAAACGACACTTCTGCTTTTGATGGTGAAAAAATCGAGCAGCTGGATCGAAAAGGTGAAGTGAATAATAAATTTAACCATTTCATTATGACTAAGCTGGAAGTGGCTGGCATCGCCACGCAGGTGGAAGCGTTGTTGTCAGACAATGATTCGCTGGTCAAAAAGCTGGATATGATTCCGGTCGAATGTGTGGTCCGAAATGTCGCCGCCGGCTCGCTGGTTCGTCGTTTAGGCGTGACCGAAGGGGAACTGCTGGATCCTCCGGTATTTGAGTTCTTTTTAAAGAACGATGCACTGCATGATCCTATGGTCAATGATTATCATATCGTGTCATTTGGCTGGGCTACGGAAGCTCAAATCAGTGACATGAAAAGACTGACCTTCGCCGTCAACAATGTTTTAAAAGCCTTGTTCGACGAAGCCGGTATGCTGTTGGTGGATTATAAACTGGAATTTGGCATTGATGGCAATGGGGCATTGGTGCTGGGTGATGAGTTTACGCCGGATGGTTGTCGTCTGTGGGATAAAGAAACCCGCAAGAAGATGGACAAGGATCGCTTTCGGCAAGGGCTGGGTTCGGTGGTAGAGACCTACATCGAAGTGGCCGGCCGTCTCGGCCTGAAGCTCTAAGTGATACTATAAGGGACCCGTTCGGTCCCTTTTTATTATGCCCCGGTTGTCTTCCTCTTTACGGGTGGGTCTGCTCACCTGTCTGGCGATGCTGGCGTTCGCCGCTAACTCATTGCTGTGCCGTATGGCGCTGGCACAGACGAGTCTGGATCCTGCCACCTTTACCATCATTCGTTTACTCAGCGGCGCACTTATGCTGGCGCTTATCTGTGGAATTAAAAACCGTTTTAGCCTGCGTTATGGTAGTTGGCCGGGCGCCATCGCCCTGTTTGTGTATGCCGCCGGGTTTTCGTTTGCCTATACCGGCATGAATACGGGCACCGGCGCACTGTTGTTATTTGGGGCGGTGCAACTGACCATGATTGCCTATAGTTTGTGGAATAACGAGCGTTTTAACCTCATCCAAACCCTGGGCTTTGGCCTGGCAATTGTTGGACTGGTGGTGTTGTTGCTGCCCTCCGCAGTAAGCCCGGCATTAGTGCCGGCGGCGTTGATGATAAGTGCAGGCATCGCCTGGGCGGTATACACCCTGATGGGGCGGGGCAGCACCCAGCCATTGCTGGTCACCACCGGTAACTTCTGGCGTAGCCTGCCATTGTTACTCCTACTGTGGTGGTGGTTACCGGGCGAGGGCGGGCCAGCAATGAACACGGCCGCAATAAGTTATGCAATAGCCTCCGGCGCACTGGCTTCAGGCGCAGGCTATGCTATCTGGTATGCGGTGCTACCGTCGTTACAAAGCTCGGTGGCAGCCACTATTCAGCTCAGCGTACCGGTACTGGCGATGCTGATGGGCTGGGCATTTTTAGCCGAGTCGATTACGGGGCAGATGATCCTTGCCTGTCTTGCTACCCTGGGGGGCATTGCGCTGGTAATACGCTACCGTTAACTGACTGATGGGGGCTTCATCTCCGTGGGGGCCGCTGTGCGTTCAATCTGAACCATAAAGTGCTTCCGCTGTGTGGTTTGTGTAACTGCCGGTCCTGACAAATTGTTTGTGAAAGGTTGGCATCGATAGTAATGAGTGAATACGTGGGCAAACTGACACCCTGGTACTGGCATTGTCTGAGCCCGGTGTCGTATTGCTTGCGCCTGTCTGCCTGTTTGATACGCTGTTATTCCAACTTCCGCAAGCCAGGAATGTCGTCAAATTCTGTAGGTTTTGATTGTGCGCTATAAGGGGGTCAATACCACTTTATCCCGTGAAATGGTAAGCGTGGCAAGTGGTTAACGTAAAACAGCTGATAACCCACCTAATATAACCGCAATAATGGGACGGCGCGCGGTTAAAGTGGAACGATGACTTTTAGATCGGTGGTAGGAACACAGCAGCAGGGCAGAATTTCATCATCATCAATGAAGGCCAGTGGATCGGTGGTATAGCGCACCGCACCGGCTTTTAATTTGGTACGGCAGGCGCCGCAAAACCCTTCCCGGCAATGATAATGCACATCGATGCCACTTTGTTCTAAGGATTCCAGCAGGGTTTTATCATGGCGGGCGGGTACGCATTTCGCATCAACAACATCGATACGAAATGCATCATCAGGCTTTGTCATTACCCCGGCTGATTAAAGCTCGAAGTCAGCAAAATCATCTTCACTGACCGAAGAATCAATCTGACCAACCAGGTAAGAGCTGATTTCTGACTCCTGCGGCGCCACCTGAACATTATCTGAATTAAGATAATTGTTCATCCATGGCAGCGGATTGCTTTTCACGTCAAACGGCGTGTCCAGCCCAATGGCAGACATGCGCTGGTTGGCAATGTATTCCACGTATTCGCACAGAATCTGCTTGTTCAGACCAATCATAGAGCCGTTTTGGAACAGATAATCCGCCCATTCTTTTTCCTGCTCAACTGCGTTCATAAATATGTCGCGGGCCTGGTCTTTACACTCTTCGGCGATTTCGGCCATTTCAGGATCGTCTTTGCCTTTTGCCCACAGATTCAGAATATGCTGGGTTGAGGTAAGATGCAGATTCTCATCCCGGGCAATCAAACGAATGATCTTGGAGTTGCCTTCCATCAATTTGCGCTCGGCAAAAGCAAATGTGCAGGCAAATGACACATAAAAGCGAATGGCTTCCAGCGCATTAACCGAATTCATACACAAATACAGTTTCTTTTTAAGCTCGCGCTGATTAATAACATGAACTTCGCCATTAACCGTGTGGGTACCTTCCCCCTGAGTTTGCCACAGCTGAGTCGCAAAAATCAGATCATCATAGTAGCGGGAAATATCCGCGGCACGTTGTTTGATTTGTTCGTTTTCAACAATGTCCTCAAAAATCTCGCTGGGATCAGAAAACAGGTTGCGCAAAATATGGGTGTAAGAACGCGAGTGGATGGTCTCAAAAAACGACCAGGTTTCCACCCAGGTTTCCAGCTCAGGTAATGACACAATAGGAAGAAACGCGATATTCGGACTTCTGCCCTGGACCGAGTCCAGCAGGGTCTGATATTTCAGGTTAGAAATCAGAATATGCTTTTCCGGGTCTGTCAGCTTTTGAAAATCAACCCGGTCGCGCGTGACATCTACCTCTTCAGGACGCCAGAAAAAGCTGATTTGCTTCTCGATCAGTTTTTCAAAGATAGAATGTTTTTGCTGATCATAACGTGCAACATTCACCGGGTTCCCGAAAAACATGGGTTCGCCCAGTGGGTTGGTGATGTTTTGATTAAAGGTGGTGTATTTCATAAGTACCGAATAAACCCAATTTTGTGTATTAAACCATGGTTAGCCACGGGTGCGTGTTATATTTTACACGCACCGCCGGCACAATCATCATCTTCTTCAACCACCGTGGCCTGAGCCAGCGGTGTTTGTTGCTGAGTTTTGACTTCCACTGAACTGGTGTCTGAGGCGCCATCACGGGTATTGTGATAATACAGCGTTTTCACACCCAGTTTATAAGCCGTAAGCAAATCTTTTAACAACAGCTTCATCGGCACCTTGCCATTCGCATGACGGCTGGGGTCGTAATTGGTATTGGCCGAAATCGTCTGGTCGATAAATTTTTGCATAATACCGACAAGCTGCAGATAACCGTCGTTAGAAGGAATATCCCACAACAGCTCATACTTTTCTTTGAGCGTGTCGTACTCCGGAACCACCTGTTTCAACACACCGTCTTTGCTTGACTTGATGCTGATATGGCCCCGTGGTGGTTCGATACCATTGGTGGCATTGGAAATCTGTGACGAGGTTTCAGACGGCATCAGTGCCGACAGGGTAGAGTTGCGTAACCCGTGCGCCTTAATGTCTTCACGAAGGGTATCCCAGTCACACTGCAATGGCTCATTGCACACGGTGTCCAGATCCTTTTTATAAGAATCAATGGGCATGATGCCTTGTGAATAGGTGGTTTCGTGAAACTTAGGACAGGCGCCTTTTTCCTTCGCCAGATTATTTGAGGCTTTTAGCAGGTGATACTGCATCGCTTCAAACGTACGGTGCACCAGGCCATTGGCGCTGTGATCAGAATAACGCACATTATTTTTAGCCAGGAAGTAGGCAAAGTTGATGACTCCTACACCCAGGGTACGACGGTTCATGGTGGCATTGTACGCCGCCGGTACCGGGTAATCCTGATAGTCCAGTAGGCTGTCCAGAGCCCGTACCGCCAGATCTGACAACTCTTCAAACTCGTCGACCGACTCAATCGCACCTAAGTTAAAGGCCGACAAGGTACACAGGGCGATTTCACCTTCTTCATCATTCACATGTTGTAAAGGCTTGGTTGGCAGCGCAATTTCCAGACACAGATTACTTTGGCGAACCGGCGCTACTGAAGGGTCGAACGGGCTGTGGGTGTTGCAGTGATCCACATTTTGCAGATAAATACGACCCGTGGAGGCGCGCTCCTGCATAAACAAACTGAACAGCTCCATGGCTTTGATGCGCTTTTTACGAATGCTGTCGTCGTTTTCGTATTTTACATACAACTCTTCAAATTTTGCCTGGTCGGCAAAAAACGCATCGTACATGCCGGGGCAGTCAGAGGGGCTGAACAAAGTGATGTAATCGTCTTTCATCATGCGCTGATACATCAGCTTGTTGAACTGCACACCATAATCTAAATGACGCACGCGGTTTTCTTCTACGCCGCGGTTGTTTTTAAGCACCAGTAAGGATTCAACCTCCAGATGCCATAACGGATAGAATAAGGTGGCTGCACCGCCGCGAACACCGCCTTGTGAACAGCTTTTTACTGCAGTCTGGAAGTATTTATAAAAGGGAATACAACCGGTATGAAAGGCTTCGCCGCCACGAATAGGGCTGCCCAGCGCACGAATCCGGCCTGCATTCACGCCGATACCGGCACGCTGACTGACATACTTAACAATCGCCGACGAGGTGGCGTTGATTGAGTCCAGGCTATCGCCGGTTTCGATCAGTACACAAGAGCTGAACTGACGGGTTGGCGTACGTACCCCAGACATAATCGGCGTAGGCAGAGACAACTTGAAGGTAGACGCGGCATTGTAAAAACGGCGAATATAGCTCAGGCGCGTTTCTTTAGGGTAATTGGCAAATAAACAGGCAGCCACCAGAATATATAAAAACTGAGCGCTTTCATAAATGTCGCCGGTGACCCGGTTTTGTACCAGGTACTTGCCTTCAAGCTGCTTAACCGCCGCATAGCTGAAATTCATATCCCGCCAATGATCGATATACGAGTCCATCTCGGCAAATTCTGCAGGCGTAAAATCTTCCAGCAAATGGGCATCGTATTTTTGTGCATCAACCATTTTGACCACATGATCATACAACGACGGTGGCTCGAACTGGCCATACGCTTTTTTGCGTAAATGGAAGACCGCTAACCGGGCTGCCAGATACTGATAGTCAGGCGCATCAGTAGAGATAAGGTCGGCCGCTGATTTGATCAATGTTTCATGGATTTCACCGGTTTTGATGCCATCATAGAATTGAATCTGGGCTTTGATCTCTACCTGAGAAACCGAAACATTATTTAGTCCTTCTGCTGCCCAGGTGACAACTTTATGAATTTTTTCAAGATCGATGGGCTCTTTTTCACCGTTGCGTTTGGTGACAAGTAAATCGTTGTTCATGGTAACTGGCCGTCTGTCTGTTAGCGCGTGTCGCGCGGGCTGTGCCCGATTGTATTTTTAGTCGTAGTCGGCTACATATTGCCGCTGGCAAATAGCCCCATTAACCTAACCCTGAAATGCGTAAAATCTCGTAGATGAAAATATCAACACGAGGACGTCAGGGGTTAAATGGATAGGCACAAGATAGTGAGGTTTACGGTGTAATGCAACCGAATATAGCGGCCGCATTCACGTGCAAGGATTGTCAAGTTTTTAATGTTAGTGGTGACTAACCTAAAACAGATTTGCAATCGCTATATATCCAGAATGCAAGCCTTTTTAGACTAAGAAAAATTTAAAAATATTTACCCGATAATAAAAAGGGCTGCTGAAAATTTGTGGATATGTAGTGTTCAAAAATTAACAGCAGCACTAGATGTAGTGTTAAGCAGGTTTGATACTGTGCAACATGTAGTTGACATCCAAGTTCTGATCCGAGGTATAAAAGCTTTGGGTAATCGGGTTCATATGCAAACCGGTGGCGTTACGGGTGAGCAGGTTAGCTTCTCCCATCATGGTCATCAGTTCAGAAGGTTTAATAAAGCGCTGATACTGATGCGTGCCTTTAGGGACCAAACCCAGCATATATTCTGCCGCCACAATGCCCAGCAAATAGGCTTTGGGGTTGCGGTTCAGGGTAGAAAAGAACACCG harbors:
- the bamC gene encoding outer membrane protein assembly factor BamC, whose product is MNKSLALVSSLVVMAVSGCSSQLDNQTASGSYDYLDAEQSDTFRTPEELDKPEFSRDYELPELSSEANPNLVGKKIPVTSPALVHPLVKGSHVEEGTRQASVIFDQVDDSIPLEQAIWQTLRSFLEKHEVPVASFDQQQNRLVTEYFVASEEIEDEDSPWYALSDDINADRKRKFAFTMQVKPHGRTASLTASLVDFKEERGDEVKDAINDYEQRREEVAILNQVIAHYEYQIQLDNTRRLAEIRQGLQTELGTTAQDTPAIIVDGQYNVVWPRMLLVLRKLGFDVKDLDKSNGLLFVTYNGEDEGWWGNLFSGDDELLEQGDYRLQVAPQNERTTVLFMDDESQPFDSQQLSEVYESFSKVMSQDDLDI
- the purC gene encoding phosphoribosylaminoimidazolesuccinocarboxamide synthase; the protein is MQKREELYRGKAKTVYYTDDNDKLILEFRNDTSAFDGEKIEQLDRKGEVNNKFNHFIMTKLEVAGIATQVEALLSDNDSLVKKLDMIPVECVVRNVAAGSLVRRLGVTEGELLDPPVFEFFLKNDALHDPMVNDYHIVSFGWATEAQISDMKRLTFAVNNVLKALFDEAGMLLVDYKLEFGIDGNGALVLGDEFTPDGCRLWDKETRKKMDKDRFRQGLGSVVETYIEVAGRLGLKL
- a CDS encoding DMT family transporter; its protein translation is MPRLSSSLRVGLLTCLAMLAFAANSLLCRMALAQTSLDPATFTIIRLLSGALMLALICGIKNRFSLRYGSWPGAIALFVYAAGFSFAYTGMNTGTGALLLFGAVQLTMIAYSLWNNERFNLIQTLGFGLAIVGLVVLLLPSAVSPALVPAALMISAGIAWAVYTLMGRGSTQPLLVTTGNFWRSLPLLLLLWWWLPGEGGPAMNTAAISYAIASGALASGAGYAIWYAVLPSLQSSVAATIQLSVPVLAMLMGWAFLAESITGQMILACLATLGGIALVIRYR
- the yfaE gene encoding class I ribonucleotide reductase maintenance protein YfaE, which gives rise to MTKPDDAFRIDVVDAKCVPARHDKTLLESLEQSGIDVHYHCREGFCGACRTKLKAGAVRYTTDPLAFIDDDEILPCCCVPTTDLKVIVPL
- the nrdB gene encoding class Ia ribonucleoside-diphosphate reductase subunit beta — its product is MKYTTFNQNITNPLGEPMFFGNPVNVARYDQQKHSIFEKLIEKQISFFWRPEEVDVTRDRVDFQKLTDPEKHILISNLKYQTLLDSVQGRSPNIAFLPIVSLPELETWVETWSFFETIHSRSYTHILRNLFSDPSEIFEDIVENEQIKQRAADISRYYDDLIFATQLWQTQGEGTHTVNGEVHVINQRELKKKLYLCMNSVNALEAIRFYVSFACTFAFAERKLMEGNSKIIRLIARDENLHLTSTQHILNLWAKGKDDPEMAEIAEECKDQARDIFMNAVEQEKEWADYLFQNGSMIGLNKQILCEYVEYIANQRMSAIGLDTPFDVKSNPLPWMNNYLNSDNVQVAPQESEISSYLVGQIDSSVSEDDFADFEL
- the nrdA gene encoding class 1a ribonucleoside-diphosphate reductase subunit alpha; amino-acid sequence: MNNDLLVTKRNGEKEPIDLEKIHKVVTWAAEGLNNVSVSQVEIKAQIQFYDGIKTGEIHETLIKSAADLISTDAPDYQYLAARLAVFHLRKKAYGQFEPPSLYDHVVKMVDAQKYDAHLLEDFTPAEFAEMDSYIDHWRDMNFSYAAVKQLEGKYLVQNRVTGDIYESAQFLYILVAACLFANYPKETRLSYIRRFYNAASTFKLSLPTPIMSGVRTPTRQFSSCVLIETGDSLDSINATSSAIVKYVSQRAGIGVNAGRIRALGSPIRGGEAFHTGCIPFYKYFQTAVKSCSQGGVRGGAATLFYPLWHLEVESLLVLKNNRGVEENRVRHLDYGVQFNKLMYQRMMKDDYITLFSPSDCPGMYDAFFADQAKFEELYVKYENDDSIRKKRIKAMELFSLFMQERASTGRIYLQNVDHCNTHSPFDPSVAPVRQSNLCLEIALPTKPLQHVNDEEGEIALCTLSAFNLGAIESVDEFEELSDLAVRALDSLLDYQDYPVPAAYNATMNRRTLGVGVINFAYFLAKNNVRYSDHSANGLVHRTFEAMQYHLLKASNNLAKEKGACPKFHETTYSQGIMPIDSYKKDLDTVCNEPLQCDWDTLREDIKAHGLRNSTLSALMPSETSSQISNATNGIEPPRGHISIKSSKDGVLKQVVPEYDTLKEKYELLWDIPSNDGYLQLVGIMQKFIDQTISANTNYDPSRHANGKVPMKLLLKDLLTAYKLGVKTLYYHNTRDGASDTSSVEVKTQQQTPLAQATVVEEDDDCAGGACKI